A genomic stretch from Capricornis sumatraensis isolate serow.1 chromosome 4, serow.2, whole genome shotgun sequence includes:
- the SCO2 gene encoding protein SCO2 homolog, mitochondrial: protein MLLLARAPKAWHRLFQLKPLALRGTPGGKAQHVRYQPFSMPGPAETGRQDQPQGPGLRTRLLVTALIGAGLGGAWLAMRAEKERWRQQQRTEALRQAAVGQGDFSLLDHRGQVRCKADFRGQWVLLYFGFTHCPDICPDELEKLVQVVRQLEAEPGLPPVQPLFITVDPERDTVAAMARYVQDFHPRLLGLTGSAEQIAQVSRSYRVYYSAGPKDEDQDYIVDHSIAIYLLSPDGLFTDYYSRGRSAEQITDSVRRHMAAFRSVLC, encoded by the coding sequence atgctgctgctggcTCGGGCACCCAAAGCTTGGCACAGGCTCTTTCAGCTCAAGCCTCTGGCCCTCCGTGGGACCCCAGGAGGCAAGGCCCAGCATGTGAGATACCAGCCCTTCTCAATGCCAGGCCCTgcagagacaggcaggcaggacCAGCCCCAGGGTCCTGGCCTGCGAACCAGGTTGCTTGTCACAGCCTTGATTGGGGCTGGACTGGGTGGGGCCTGGCTGGCCATGAGGGCTGAGAAGGAGcggtggcggcagcagcagcggaCAGAGGCCCTTCGGCAGGCTGCTGTGGGCCAGGGCGACTTCAGCCTGCTGGACCACCGGGGCCAAGTGCGCTGCAAAGCTGACTTCCGGGGCCAGTGGGTGCTGCTGTACTTCGGCTTCACTCACTGCCCTGACATCTGTCCCGACGAGCTGGAGAAGTTGGTGCAGGTGGTGCGGCAGCTGGAGGCGGAGCCCGGCCTGCCCCCGGTGCAGCCCCTCTTCATCACCGTGGACCCCGAACGGGACACCGTGGCCGCCATGGCCCGCTACGTGCAGGACTTCCACCCGAGGCTGCTGGGCCTGACTGGCTCCGCCGAGCAGATCGCCCAGGTGAGCCGCAGCTACCGCGTGTACTACAGTGCCGGCCCCAAGGACGAAGACCAGGACTACATCGTGGACCACTCCATTGCCATCTACCTGCTCAGCCCTGACGGCCTCTTCACCGACTACTACAGCAGGGGCCGGTCGGCCGAGCAGATCACAGACAGCGTGCGGCGCCACATGGCTGCCTTCCGCAGCGTCCTGTGCTGA
- the CIMAP1B gene encoding ciliary microtubule associated protein 1B: protein MGSDVWVGPWRPHRPRGPIGALYSGPGPKYKLPPSTGYIMHDPSRPRAPAFTFGARLPAQQTSCSPGPGHLVPARMTVRGLDSAPAYSIFGRPRHAAPFLTPGPGRYFPERAGNAAYPSAPRHTIAARNWGLRLESQTPGPGTYTMPSLLGPRVVGKVSAPNYSIYGRSAVGSFCEDLSKTPGPCAYHAVNPGVYKPRAPQFSMLPRTSFPQGNTLNPGPAAYNVDQHRKPRGWTFGIRHSDYLAPMLTEADDDPLARVQPPRSIPTGDPYPSKTDLVRVWGNSQGPPAEQALPDPYR, encoded by the exons ATGGGCTCGGACGTCTGGGTCGGCCCGTGGCGGCCGCACCGGCCCCGCGGCCCCATCGGAGCCCTCTACAGCGGCCCGGGGCCCAAGTACAAGCTACCACCCAGCACCG GCTACATCATGCACGACCCGTCGCGGCCCCGCGCCCCGGCCTTCACCTTCGGCGCGCGCCTCCCGGCACAGCAGACATCGTGCAGCCCCGGGCCAGGCCACCTGGTGCCCGCTCGCATGACCGTGCGCGGCCTAGACAGCGCCCCCGCGTACTCCATCTTCGGCCGCCCGAGGCATGCGGCGCCCTTCCTCACTCCCGGACCGG GCAGGTACTTCCCGGAGCGAGCCGGGAACGCGGCGTACCCCAGCGCGCCTCGGCACACCATCGCTGCCCGAAACTGGGGCCTCCGCCTGGAGTCACAAACCCCAG GCCCCGGCACCTACACTATGCCCTCGCTCCTGGGCCCGCGCGTAGTCGGCAAAGTCTCGGCGCCGAATTACTCCATCTACGGCCGCAGTGCGGTGGGCAGCTTCTGCGAGGACCTCAGCAAG ACACCCGGGCCCTGCGCCTACCACGCGGTGAACCCTGGGGTCTACAAGCCCCGGGCCCCCCAGTTCTCGATGCTGCCGCGGACTTCGTTCCCTCAAGGCAACACCTTGAATCCCGGCCCTGCAGCCTACAACGTGGACCAG CACCGGAAGCCTCGCGGCTGGACCTTCGGGATCCGGCACTCGGACTACTTGGCCCCGATGCTGACCGAGGCGGACGATGACCCGCTGG CCAGGGTCCAGCCTCCCCGCTCCATTCCCACCGGTGACCCTTATCCGAGCAAGACCGACCTGGTCCGGGTCTGGGGAAACTCTCAGGGCCCTCCCGCCGAACAAGCTCTTCCGGACCCCTACCGCTGA